The Candidatus Cloacimonadota bacterium region TGCTTCCATCGTGGGAGCGTTCATGTATTTTGCCACACTTACCGAAGTGCCCATTCTGCAGGGTTTGATGGGAAACGGCATGGGCAAAGGCCCGGCTCTGGCTCTGCTTCTGGCAGGTCCGGCACTTTCACTTCCTAATATGCTGGTCATCCGCAGCGTGATGGGAACTAAAAAGACAGTTGTTTTCGTCAGTCTGGTTGTTGTGATGGCCACGATCACCGGAGTAATTTTTGGAGCGATCTATTAAATGTTTGAATTGTTTGAAAAACTTACGCTGGCACTTTACGGTAATCCTGCTTTAGCAATTGGAGCTAGTTTTCTGTGGGGAATCTTAAGTATTCTACTCAGTCCGTGTCATCTGGCCAGTATTCCGCTTGTGATCGCATTCATTAATGAGCAGAATGATATTTCAACCAGAAAAGCTTTTTTCATATCATTCAATTTTTCGATTGGAATTCTGATCACATTGCTCATTGCAGTTGTGATCTCTTCCTTTGCCGGTTTACTGCTGGGCAGTTTTGATCTGATTTTGAAAATAGTTGTAAGCCTCGTTTTATTGCTGGTTGGACTATATTTTCTGGGAGTAGTTCCACTGCCGGATTTTGGCTCTGGCAAAGATCGTCGAATTAAGAATCGTCCTTATCTTTCCGGATTAGTTTTGGGACTAATTTTTGGATTGGCTCTGGGCCCATGTGCACTGGCTTTTATGGCTCCGATCCTGGGGATTGTGATTGCCAATATTTCAACCCAATTCTGGTTTTGTATGGGCTTGGTTCTTGCATTCATAACAGGACATTGTGGAGTGTTAATTTTAGCAGGAACATTCACAGAAATGGTGAAAAAATATCTGGTCTGGAATACTGCTTCCAGGGGAACGAAAGTAATCAGGATAATTTGCGGGATATTGATTATAATTGCAGCATTAGATACATTTTGGAATGCAATAAATTAAAAAACTAAAGGAGAAAATGATGGTTATTAAAATTTTGGGAAGTGGTTGTGCTAAATGCAAAAAGCTTTATGCAAACACAGAAGTGGCTCTAAAAGAATCTGGAGTTGAAGCGACAGTGGAAAAAGTCGAAGATATTAACAAAATAATCGATTATGGTGTGATGATGACACCGGCTCTGGTAATTGATGAAGATGTGAAATCAGTGGGAAAAGTTCTTTCCCCAAAAGATATAATTAAATTAATTTCTTGAGTGAGTTAACAATGAAAAAAATTATAATACTTATTTTATTCCTTGCAATAGGAATATGTTTTGCCCAAACTTCAGAACAAGATTCAACTTCGGTTAAACCAAAAATAACTTTTCTCGAATTAGGCTCGAAAACCTGCGTTCCGTGCAAAATGATGGAACCTGTTCTGGAATCGATTCGGGAAAAATATGGTGATCAGATCCAGGTGATCTTTCATGATGTAAAAAAGAAGCAGGAAATTGCTGAGAAATACAAGATCAGGATGATCCCGACCCAGATTTTCCTGGATGCAGAGGGCAATGAAATTCACCGGCATATCGGCTTTTATGCTGAAGAGCAGATCGATGAATTTCTGCAGACCCAAGGCTTGACTAAGATTCATTAACAAGGAGAAAAGCAGATGAAAAAACTTCTGGTTTTGAGCCTGTTTTTTCTTGTATTGAATTTGTTTTCTCATGAAGTTTCCTTTATCTATTCCACCCTGGATGAAGAGCCGAATCCTTTTTCAGAACACAAAGGCTGGCAGTTAAATTTTGCAGCCCTGCGCTGGGGGAATAACGATTTCAGTGATTATGCCATTTCGATTTTGCTTACTCAATACGGCTCCACTCTCAGAACCGATCTCGATCTGGCCTGGTTACGACTGAAAATTATAAAAGATCTGGAATTACGTATTGGCAAGCAGTATTATAATTTCAGTGCTGAGTCCGGTTCTGGATCCTGCTGAGGTGGAGGATCTCAAGGTTTCGGCGGTGCCGAATCGATCTCGATTTATCCCTTTCAACATTCTCCACTTGCCAGCAGTTACATGCTTAAGTTGAAATATAATATCAGCTTTTTGGAAGCGAGAGCTTACTGGTCACACAATTTCGCAGAAGAAATGGATGCAGGTTTCAGACTTTCTCTCGATCTTGGTTCATTGCATTGTGGTGGAACAATGATCTGGGAAAATTTCGAGCATAAGAATGAAAAATATCATTATGAATTGGATGCCCAATATGATCTGATGAAGCTGTTCCAATTTTCAGTTCAAACCAGCAGCGTGAATGATAAAATTGACCAGACGGATGACTTAAAGATATTTGGTAAGATAAGTTTTAAAAAAGGATTTGAATTGCCGGTTGCCGGAAAAATAAAACCCTACGCTGGATTCGATTCCTTTCAAAACAATAAAGACAGAATTTCTCTGGCTGGATTAAATTTTGAGCCGATTCCAAATGCTTTCATCAAGGCAGAATACAGAACAAATACCGAAAATGACCTGAATGATGTTTTGGAATTCCAGGTAGGGTATGTATTTTAATTGAACATTGCAGGAAACGAAAATATGATCCTGATGAAATAGTCCTTCGGGATTTCACAGGACAGGTCCTGATTAAATAAAACTTCAAATTAACGATTCAGAATTCAAATTAGCTTTAATATATTCGTTGGGCATTTTTTTTCACTCATCCTTCGAAAAATTTCTTTAAGTGCTAAACTATCATATTGAAACACAAAAGATTAGAGACAAAAAAGTGTAAAAAATTGATTGAAAAGAAATGCTCCTTTTATAAATTAAAAAGTTTATCTCTTTTTTATTGTAGTAGAAGAATTTAATCAATATTCTATTGATTATAAGCAACCGCCAATATATTTTTGCGTGGTCATAAAACAAAAATATTGACAACGAATATTTAAGATTTAATTATGACTTCATGAAAAAAATGAATAAAGAAGAAATTATTTTAAAACTTCAAACTCAGCTTGGTTTTACTGCTCCCGAAGCTGAAGCATATTATTTTATGCTAATAAGCGATGTTACTGCTGCACATTTGTCAAATCTGCTTGATATTAATCGGTCGTATGCCTATGGTTTATTGAAAAAACTGATTTCTCTGGGCTTCTGTACAGAGATCAAGGGCAAGGTTAGAAAATTCAGGGCAATTGAACCCAATTTGGCCTTTGCATCTATGATTGAAGAATTTGAACAAAATATTATCGATTTAAAGAAATTGTCTATTGAAATTCAACCACTTTTCCAGAGAAGGAAAGAAAATGCATCTGATGATTCGGTTAAAATTCTGCATTCCAAGGCACATATTCTGGATACAATAAACAAATATGAGCAAGACGCAAAAGAGGAAATAATTTCTTTCAGTAAACCTCCCTATTTGATGGATGTAAGTAACTTGCAAAATGCTAGTGCTCCCCAAAGAAAAAGTATTTTACGTGGAGTGCGTCACATGGCTATTTATGAATATAAAGAGGATATTGATAATTTCTTGGAAATGATAAAATTTTATAAAAATATGGGTGAAGAAGTTAGAATTGTAGAATATCTGCCGATGAAACTGGTTGTTTTTGATTCAATGAAAGTTGTTTTCACTTTGGAGAAAAAAGCTGGTAAAAAAGATGATGTTACATTTAATTTTTTCAATGATGAAAGCCTGGCAAAAACGTTCAGAATGATCTTTCAATCGTATTGGGAAAGTTCCATGACGTATGAGGAATTTATTAATAGGAATAATTATTTTGTCTCAAAAAAAAATAAAAGAGGTGAATTATGAAAAAAATGACTTTAAGTGTGATTCTGCTGTTTCTCATTAGCGCTCAATTTGCTCAGTTTCAAGCTCCTGAAATTCTTGGGTTAAGAGATTATTTTACTGCTCCGGAACAATGTGCCAGTATCTATATGTTCTGTAATGAAATTACAGCTCCGAACTTTGATCATTACGAGTTTTACTGGGATGGCGAATATGTTGACGAATGGAACTTTCCAAATATGTGTTATATGTTTGTTGATTTTACTCTGTATTCATATCATACAGCAGGTGTAAAGGCTATTTATAGCACTGGCGAATCGGAGATCAGCTCAATCAATTTTTATCTGAGTGAACCGTTTTATGATGTACCACAGAACTTGACATTAACCAATGATTTCAATAATTCTTCCGTTCTATTTCAATGGGAAGAACCTGAAATGAGTGGTTCTGATCCACCGGTTCCATTAGAATACGATATCTATCTGGATGGTGATTTAATCGCGACGTCATCAGAGCTTAGTTTTACTTTTGAGAATATGGTTTATGGGCAAAGCTACGTTGTTGGCATCGCTGTAAATTATAGCGATGGACATACATCGCAAACATTTCATCCGATACTTACCAAAGAGTTGTATTACTGTGAGTTAGACCCACCTGAACAAATCACAATCGATGATATGGAAGGGATTTTGAGTTGGCAAAATCCAGACCAGGGTGACATAATTGGTGGTTCAATAATGAATCTAGTTGCGCCAATGATGTGGCCAACCTATTGGCCTGTAGCTGATCAGCCAGCAACATTGGGAGATAGCACAAATTTTGTGAATCTTATGTGGAGTCTTGCTTCTTGGAATCATAGTCAAGCAGAAGACAGGGAATGTATCTGGATAGATAATGCAAATTTATGCGCTCCGACCCTATATGCTTCTACTGATGCTACCAATATAACTCAATTAAATAATGCTTTATCCTTAAATTATTCTGAAGACTCAGTATATCTATATGATGGTGATACCAGCCTGGATGGGTATGGCGATTTTGTAGCGTTATTCAATTCTGATTCAGGATATTATGGTGTTTTTCAACTTCTTGATGTTGATGCTTTTATTGAAGAGTTTAATGGTTTCAGTGCCTTAAATTTCCATGCCAGCTGGTGGTTCCAGACAAATGGCAGCGATGATTTCAGCGATGCTCCCCGATATTTTCCTCTTTACTATAATATTTATCTGGATGGTGAATTGATTGATTGTGTAAGCTATGAACTTATAGTGAATGACTATGGTATGCCCTTAGTGGTCGATCCTCTTTTGTTACCCACAAATCAATTCGAATATCAATTTGAGAATCTTGTTGGCGGCCAGGATTATGTTGTAGATATCGAAGCGGTCTATCGAGTTGGTACTGCTTCTCCTCAAACCATCGAATTCACTTATGGCGGTGCGGAAGCTGGTAATCCACTTCTTCCAGTTACTAAACTGATTGGCAATTATCCAAATCCATTTAATCCTGAAACTATAATTAGTTTTTCAACCACGAATTCAGACGAATTAACGCAAATCCAGATTTATAATTTGAAAGGGCAGAAAGTGAAACAACTTGTCAACTGTCAGCTGGAAGCTGGTCATCATTCTGCGATTTGGAATGGAACCGATGAAACTGGAAAAACTGTTTCCAGCGGTGTATATTTCTACAAGATGAATAGTGGAAATTTTCATGAAACCAGGAAAATGATCCTGATGAAATAATCCTACGGAATTTCACAGGACAGGTCCTGATGAAATAAATCATTATCTGTTTATGATAAAAACGCTCCGGTATTTCTATCGGAGCGTTTTTATTTTATTTTTTCGAGCCAGTTTATCCCATATGAGAAGCGACATGTTCAGTGAGTTTGCCCAGGCTGTTAACGTAGCTGCCAAATTCATTATCGTACCAGCCCATGATCTTGGCATGGGTAACTGGAATATTTATATCCTGGGCATCCTTGAAGCCAATTGAGGAAAGCACATCAGAAGAAACTTTCAGAAAACCTGTTCTGGTATGAATAGCGTCTCCTTCAATTATTATAGCAGCTGGAAATCCCAGCAGATCGCTGGAAACATTCTGACGAGCAGCAAAATGCAGTATACCCTTTTGTGATCCGTTGGCTACCATTTTGTAAATATTCTTTAAGTAATCAGCTGTCAGGATGGGTAAACCATCATCATCCACACGCGAATTGAAGGTTATATTCAACGAAATGAGTGAAACAGTATTGGTGGGAATTCGAATCGAATCTGCCATGAAGCCAAAGTTGATGATCTGCGGCAGAACCTTTTCCAGAGTTTTGGCAGCACCGGTGGTGGAAAGTATAATATTATTGATTACAGATCGATTTTTCCGAAGATCTTTGGCTCCAGATTTGGGAACTGAATCTAGAACGCTTTGAGTGTTTGTGGCAGCATGAACTGTGGACATGGAAGCAGTAAGAATATCATTGGTTTCTTTATCTTCCAAAAGTGGATTTATCATGTGAGCCAGACCTGTTGTTGTGCAGCTGGCAGCAGAGATTACATCGTGCTTGGTTGGATCGTAATCCAGATGATTGATACCGTAGATAAAAGTAGGATATTGGTTTACTTCTGCTTTAGTTCCATTTTTCATCTTAAAAGGTGCGCTTGTGATAACCTTTTGGGCACCGGATGTAAGATGACCCAGCACACTTCCTCTGGTTTCACTGTCCGATTTGGTTGGATCGAGGAATTGTCCGGTACATTCTACCACCAGCCTGACACCTTCATTCTTCCAATTAATATCTTTTGGATTTCTTTGCTTATTCAAAATCTTAACAGGAAAACCTTCAATTTCTATTTGATTAATTTCCTTATCAATGATTTTAACATTACATGTTTTTCCCGTGTAGCCATACAGAAAATGGTCTAATGTGCCATAAGTGGAATCTGCCAGGATAGTTTGTATCAGATCTTCCAGACTTTTACCAACATCTCTTCCCATATTAATGACGATGCCATCAAATTTTCTGTTAAGAATATGGTACCAAAGAGTCAATTTTCCAATTCGGCCTAATCCGTTAATTCCCAGTAGTTTCTTTTTACTTAAACCGGCGCTCATGCAATACTCCTTCTTTTATTTTTTTTTATACATCCTGCTCCGTAACAGGATAGTTTCCTTTATAGACAATTCCATTTGTAGCATCAATGGCTATCAGGTCAAATGCTTTAAAAATATTTTTGTTGATGATACATTTTTTCTCATCTTCTTTCACTGTCATATGATCGCAATTTACAATGCAGATCTTACCAAGATTGGCAGCGGTTACGGCGGCATGAGAAGTAGCTCCTCCTCTTCCAGTTACCAGTCCTTCACATTCAAAGATAATATCGATATCATCGGGAACGGTGTCGGGTCTTACTAAAACAGCATTCTGTTCGGGATTTTCTTTTTTTAATTTTCTCAGGTCTTCCAGATCGAAAACTACAGCACCATTTAGTACTTCATTTCCAATACCGATTCCGCAACCTATCCGTTTCATTTCACTGCGAGCAACAGCAAAAACTTTCTTTTTCTCGCTTTTAATTACTTTCATGTTCCTGGTTTGCAGAATATAAAGATCTTCAGGCTCCGAAGTTTCAAATGTAAATTCGATCTCCTGATAGCTGAAGCCGTGCACTTCGGTTAATTCACGAGAAATGTCTTCCAGTTTCTTGAATATTTTGGGAAAAGCTGTTTCCAGCGAGAATGGTGCATTTTGATAATATCTTTGTCTCTGCCGTTCACTTACCGGCAATGGATTTACCAGCCCAGCCACAATGTCTTCTCCCTGACTTAGGAAAGAAAAATCTCCCACGATATTGATGCCGGAGACTGTATCATTTACATCGTGAGTAAACAATACT contains the following coding sequences:
- a CDS encoding T9SS type A sorting domain-containing protein, with protein sequence MKKMTLSVILLFLISAQFAQFQAPEILGLRDYFTAPEQCASIYMFCNEITAPNFDHYEFYWDGEYVDEWNFPNMCYMFVDFTLYSYHTAGVKAIYSTGESEISSINFYLSEPFYDVPQNLTLTNDFNNSSVLFQWEEPEMSGSDPPVPLEYDIYLDGDLIATSSELSFTFENMVYGQSYVVGIAVNYSDGHTSQTFHPILTKELYYCELDPPEQITIDDMEGILSWQNPDQGDIIGGSIMNLVAPMMWPTYWPVADQPATLGDSTNFVNLMWSLASWNHSQAEDRECIWIDNANLCAPTLYASTDATNITQLNNALSLNYSEDSVYLYDGDTSLDGYGDFVALFNSDSGYYGVFQLLDVDAFIEEFNGFSALNFHASWWFQTNGSDDFSDAPRYFPLYYNIYLDGELIDCVSYELIVNDYGMPLVVDPLLLPTNQFEYQFENLVGGQDYVVDIEAVYRVGTASPQTIEFTYGGAEAGNPLLPVTKLIGNYPNPFNPETIISFSTTNSDELTQIQIYNLKGQKVKQLVNCQLEAGHHSAIWNGTDETGKTVSSGVYFYKMNSGNFHETRKMILMK
- a CDS encoding cytochrome C biogenesis protein, translating into MFELFEKLTLALYGNPALAIGASFLWGILSILLSPCHLASIPLVIAFINEQNDISTRKAFFISFNFSIGILITLLIAVVISSFAGLLLGSFDLILKIVVSLVLLLVGLYFLGVVPLPDFGSGKDRRIKNRPYLSGLVLGLIFGLALGPCALAFMAPILGIVIANISTQFWFCMGLVLAFITGHCGVLILAGTFTEMVKKYLVWNTASRGTKVIRIICGILIIIAALDTFWNAIN
- a CDS encoding glyceraldehyde-3-phosphate dehydrogenase: MSAGLSKKKLLGINGLGRIGKLTLWYHILNRKFDGIVINMGRDVGKSLEDLIQTILADSTYGTLDHFLYGYTGKTCNVKIIDKEINQIEIEGFPVKILNKQRNPKDINWKNEGVRLVVECTGQFLDPTKSDSETRGSVLGHLTSGAQKVITSAPFKMKNGTKAEVNQYPTFIYGINHLDYDPTKHDVISAASCTTTGLAHMINPLLEDKETNDILTASMSTVHAATNTQSVLDSVPKSGAKDLRKNRSVINNIILSTTGAAKTLEKVLPQIINFGFMADSIRIPTNTVSLISLNITFNSRVDDDGLPILTADYLKNIYKMVANGSQKGILHFAARQNVSSDLLGFPAAIIIEGDAIHTRTGFLKVSSDVLSSIGFKDAQDINIPVTHAKIMGWYDNEFGSYVNSLGKLTEHVASHMG
- a CDS encoding thioredoxin family protein, whose amino-acid sequence is MVIKILGSGCAKCKKLYANTEVALKESGVEATVEKVEDINKIIDYGVMMTPALVIDEDVKSVGKVLSPKDIIKLIS
- a CDS encoding thioredoxin family protein codes for the protein MKKIIILILFLAIGICFAQTSEQDSTSVKPKITFLELGSKTCVPCKMMEPVLESIREKYGDQIQVIFHDVKKKQEIAEKYKIRMIPTQIFLDAEGNEIHRHIGFYAEEQIDEFLQTQGLTKIH